The Spirosoma foliorum genome has a window encoding:
- a CDS encoding aminotransferase class I/II-fold pyridoxal phosphate-dependent enzyme: MSESVTGRTIDNFEISHLPNRTITHNEKTYRFFSGTAYLGLPQNPSYHRLMLAAIGQYGTVFGSSRNGNLRLSIYEEAEAKLASSIGAEAALTVSSGMMAGQVVINWLRGQSVTFVYAPNAHPALWHEPVVKLPSMSFDEWTAQLSNQLQTLPIGPVAILTNSIEAVRSDYYDFSWVSELPDDRPIILVVDDSHGLGVLNQGRGIWPKISHKPNVRLVGTASLAKAMGMPGGVIFGDTDTLTNLRRTAFFGACSPMPPANLAAYLQADALYAEGYERLQQNILLAEKLLLPTGLFRHATGYPVFFTEQDDLYAYLLDHDILVYSFAYPTANDRANTRIVISAFHTAEDIQELAERVGGFKLLK, translated from the coding sequence ATGAGCGAGAGCGTAACAGGACGAACGATTGATAATTTCGAAATCAGTCACCTTCCAAACCGAACGATTACCCATAACGAAAAGACGTATCGTTTTTTTAGCGGCACAGCTTATCTGGGGTTGCCCCAAAATCCGTCATACCATCGATTAATGTTAGCGGCCATTGGCCAATACGGAACCGTTTTTGGTAGTTCACGGAACGGAAATTTACGGCTCAGTATTTACGAAGAAGCCGAGGCTAAATTAGCCTCTAGTATTGGGGCTGAAGCTGCGTTGACCGTATCGTCGGGTATGATGGCGGGGCAGGTTGTCATAAACTGGCTACGTGGACAGAGCGTTACGTTCGTGTATGCCCCCAACGCACATCCGGCCCTCTGGCACGAACCTGTGGTTAAGTTGCCATCAATGTCTTTCGACGAGTGGACGGCGCAACTCTCCAATCAACTGCAGACACTTCCGATTGGTCCGGTAGCTATTTTGACCAATTCGATTGAGGCCGTTCGCTCAGACTATTATGATTTTAGTTGGGTTAGCGAGCTGCCTGATGATCGGCCTATCATACTGGTTGTCGACGATTCCCATGGATTGGGCGTGCTGAATCAGGGCCGGGGTATTTGGCCGAAAATCAGCCATAAACCAAACGTTCGATTGGTGGGTACGGCGTCTTTAGCGAAGGCAATGGGCATGCCGGGGGGCGTTATTTTCGGGGATACTGATACATTGACCAACCTGCGCCGTACAGCTTTTTTCGGGGCTTGCTCGCCTATGCCACCCGCCAATCTGGCTGCCTACTTACAAGCCGATGCACTCTATGCCGAAGGCTATGAGCGTCTGCAACAGAACATTCTTCTTGCCGAGAAGCTCTTGCTGCCAACCGGTTTATTTCGGCATGCAACAGGCTATCCGGTTTTCTTCACTGAGCAGGATGATCTATATGCTTACCTACTCGATCATGACATTCTAGTTTATTCATTTGCTTACCCCACGGCCAATGATCGGGCCAATACACGAATTGTTATTAGCGCTTTTCATACGGCTGAAGATATTCAGGAATTAGCCGAGCGAGTTGGAGGATTCAAACTTCTAAAGTGA
- a CDS encoding dipeptide epimerase gives MQLLFHRIDLRLNHTFTIAHDSRDVQPTLIVELRDGAYRGFGEATATHYYGVTIEGMVVALEAIRDRIEEYNLTEPEQFWADMQPHLAENPFALCALDQAAWDLWAKRKGQPLYKIWNLDPVNCPPTDYTIGLDTPQKMVEKMQERPWPLYKIKLGRPDEDINLVQSLRQHTDALFRVDANCGWSADEAVAKSKLLRDLNVEFIEQPLPADDWEGAKQVYEQSALPIIADESCIVEADVDRCAGYFHGVNIKLTKCGGITPARRMISRARALGLQVMVGCMTESSVGISAIAQLLPLLDYADLDGAMLIANDPATGVTFEYGRIVYPDENGTGVRLLAAE, from the coding sequence ATGCAACTGCTTTTTCACCGGATTGACCTCCGCCTGAATCATACATTTACGATTGCCCACGATAGCCGCGACGTTCAGCCAACGCTCATTGTCGAACTGCGCGATGGGGCCTACCGGGGTTTTGGTGAGGCTACGGCCACCCATTATTATGGTGTTACGATTGAGGGTATGGTCGTTGCGCTCGAAGCCATCCGCGATCGCATTGAAGAGTATAATCTGACGGAGCCTGAGCAGTTTTGGGCGGATATGCAACCACATCTGGCCGAAAATCCGTTTGCTCTCTGTGCGCTTGATCAGGCTGCCTGGGATTTATGGGCTAAGCGAAAAGGTCAGCCGCTTTACAAAATCTGGAATCTCGACCCCGTTAATTGTCCCCCAACCGATTATACGATTGGATTGGATACGCCCCAAAAGATGGTCGAGAAAATGCAGGAGCGCCCCTGGCCGCTTTATAAAATCAAACTCGGTCGTCCTGACGAAGATATAAACCTGGTTCAGTCGTTACGGCAGCACACCGATGCCCTCTTTCGGGTAGATGCTAACTGCGGGTGGTCGGCAGATGAGGCCGTTGCCAAGTCGAAGTTATTGCGTGACCTAAATGTTGAGTTTATTGAACAGCCGCTGCCTGCCGATGATTGGGAAGGAGCCAAGCAGGTTTATGAACAGAGCGCCCTACCGATTATTGCCGATGAAAGCTGTATCGTTGAAGCCGATGTTGACCGATGCGCAGGTTATTTTCACGGGGTAAATATCAAACTAACCAAATGCGGAGGCATAACGCCCGCCCGACGAATGATTTCCCGTGCCCGTGCGTTGGGTTTACAGGTCATGGTGGGCTGTATGACCGAGTCGAGTGTGGGTATTTCGGCCATAGCTCAATTGCTGCCTTTGCTCGATTATGCCGATCTGGATGGTGCTATGTTGATTGCGAATGATCCGGCTACTGGCGTTACCTTTGAGTATGGTAGGATTGTTTACCCCGACGAAAACGGCACTGGCGTACGATTATTAGCAGCAGAATGA
- a CDS encoding AAA family ATPase, whose product MDHFIDHIEISNFKSIRHLDVSGFKRINIFIGRPNVGKSNILEALSLFSLPYVWDGSKKLTDLVRLENQRELFYEGKPFEDILIRAGKIDKVQTWENCYINFDLDTGGLKVDISLTRIDTNSDKIAGYSSAPEILYRTTLGIDQKFKLHYISRYNEVNFVDYIKQYTFNPATKYKEHKTPFLHPPFGANLLYVLELMPELIDVYTQWFRQYGLRLVLDRASQTLKILKDKGDEIFLLPYSSVADTLQRIIFYKTAVASNRNSVLLFEEPEAHAYPPYIVEFTQEVIKSETNQFFIVTHSPLIVNDFLEGAIDDLAIFMVDFKDGQTVAKPLTRDELNEVHKYGVDLFFNNEAYLS is encoded by the coding sequence ATGGATCACTTTATCGACCATATTGAAATCAGTAATTTTAAATCCATCCGGCATTTGGATGTAAGTGGATTCAAGCGCATCAATATATTCATTGGTAGGCCGAATGTTGGAAAGTCAAATATTCTAGAAGCTTTGTCGCTATTTAGTTTGCCGTATGTTTGGGATGGATCGAAGAAGTTGACGGACTTAGTACGTCTCGAAAATCAAAGGGAGTTATTTTATGAAGGTAAACCTTTTGAAGATATTCTGATACGTGCAGGTAAAATAGATAAAGTGCAAACCTGGGAAAATTGCTATATTAATTTTGATCTAGACACAGGTGGCCTTAAGGTTGACATTTCATTGACTCGAATAGATACAAATAGTGATAAAATTGCCGGGTATTCGTCAGCTCCTGAGATATTGTACAGGACTACGCTTGGGATTGATCAGAAGTTTAAGCTTCATTATATTAGCAGATATAATGAAGTCAATTTTGTCGATTATATAAAGCAATACACGTTCAATCCAGCCACTAAATATAAGGAACATAAAACGCCATTTCTACATCCACCTTTTGGCGCAAATCTTCTTTATGTTCTTGAGCTTATGCCCGAATTAATAGATGTATATACACAATGGTTCAGGCAGTATGGTTTACGTTTAGTATTAGACAGGGCAAGCCAAACGTTGAAAATTTTGAAAGATAAAGGTGATGAGATTTTTCTATTGCCCTACTCATCGGTAGCTGATACTCTACAAAGAATCATTTTCTACAAAACGGCTGTTGCCTCCAATAGAAATTCTGTATTGCTTTTTGAAGAACCTGAAGCTCACGCTTATCCTCCATACATCGTTGAATTTACTCAGGAAGTAATCAAATCAGAAACGAATCAGTTTTTTATTGTTACACATAGTCCATTGATAGTCAATGATTTTCTTGAGGGTGCTATTGATGATTTAGCCATTTTTATGGTTGATTTTAAAGACGGACAGACGGTAGCAAAACCATTAACAAGAGATGAACTGAACGAGGTTCATAAGTATGGTGTCGATTTGTTTTTCAATAATGAAGCTTACTTGAGCTAA
- a CDS encoding sensor histidine kinase — MSNNAPDVILIISIGTLVFLLLGGFITLLLFLYKQRYKTHQQELITIEEINRRKLLQSELDTQNQTLQQIAHELHDNIGQLLSVVVMRLNTIEDETTEVATEQSVQQTRDLVRTVITDVRMMSKTLDYDTVSRFGLLPSLTLELERIERAGRLKTQLNTVGEPYSLEKQTEMVLLRMTQEALNNAIKHAQAKTLTVKLDYSANPFTLSISDDGRGFVVSEAMNRTIDQAGSGLGNLQHRAGLLGGTCTITSQPGVGTCIEIRMPGNQPS, encoded by the coding sequence ATGTCTAATAATGCACCTGATGTTATCCTGATTATCTCAATAGGCACGTTGGTTTTTCTTTTATTAGGAGGCTTCATTACGTTATTACTCTTCCTGTATAAGCAACGGTACAAAACACATCAGCAGGAATTAATTACGATTGAGGAAATCAATCGACGCAAACTTCTTCAGTCGGAACTCGATACGCAAAATCAGACCCTTCAGCAGATTGCACACGAGCTTCACGATAATATTGGACAATTGCTAAGCGTAGTTGTCATGCGCCTGAATACGATAGAAGACGAAACGACCGAAGTTGCTACCGAGCAATCTGTTCAGCAAACGCGCGACTTAGTTCGAACTGTTATTACAGATGTTCGGATGATGTCGAAAACGCTTGATTATGATACGGTTAGTCGGTTTGGATTGCTCCCTAGTTTGACGCTTGAACTGGAACGCATCGAACGGGCAGGTCGCCTAAAAACTCAGCTAAATACCGTTGGCGAGCCCTATTCATTGGAGAAGCAAACCGAAATGGTCTTGTTGCGGATGACGCAGGAAGCGCTCAATAATGCCATTAAACATGCCCAGGCGAAAACCCTGACCGTTAAACTAGATTATAGCGCCAACCCATTTACATTATCTATTTCCGACGATGGGCGGGGGTTTGTTGTGTCAGAAGCCATGAATCGAACAATCGATCAGGCGGGGTCTGGTTTGGGTAATCTTCAGCACAGAGCAGGCTTACTTGGCGGTACTTGTACCATTACGAGTCAACCCGGCGTTGGCACCTGCATTGAAATTCGGATGCCTGGTAATCAACCCAGTTAA
- a CDS encoding fasciclin domain-containing protein — protein MKTFKFTLAILSLLSISQFSFAQEKTVTVGGAPMYPSKNIIENAVNSKDHTTLVAAVKAAGLVETLSGPGPFTVFAPTNKAFDKLPKGTVETLVKPENKETLTKILTYHVVPGKMSAADLMKAIMDGGGKATLKTASGGTLTAMMKGKKIELMDAKGGTSTVTIADVNQSNGVIHVIDTVLMP, from the coding sequence ATGAAGACGTTCAAATTCACGTTGGCTATACTCAGCTTACTGTCTATCAGCCAATTTTCATTTGCCCAGGAGAAGACCGTGACGGTTGGTGGTGCGCCCATGTATCCGTCCAAAAATATCATTGAAAATGCCGTAAACTCGAAAGATCACACTACGCTTGTAGCGGCAGTTAAGGCTGCTGGTCTTGTCGAAACGTTGTCGGGTCCTGGTCCATTCACTGTATTTGCTCCAACGAATAAAGCATTCGACAAACTGCCTAAAGGCACGGTTGAAACACTGGTAAAACCTGAGAACAAAGAAACGCTGACCAAAATACTGACCTACCACGTGGTACCCGGTAAAATGAGTGCCGCCGATCTGATGAAAGCAATCATGGACGGTGGTGGTAAAGCCACGTTGAAAACGGCTTCAGGTGGTACGTTGACGGCCATGATGAAAGGCAAAAAAATCGAATTAATGGATGCTAAAGGCGGCACATCGACCGTAACAATCGCCGATGTGAACCAGTCCAACGGCGTGATTCACGTGATTGATACCGTATTGATGCCTTAA
- a CDS encoding alpha/beta hydrolase: protein MKKVLRIIGVLLVLVVVIGLILAYWPTESKTNHAGITPEEAVSLRQRFTGPHEQFTTSDGVTLFLRRWNPDTIEPAKKDIAVLLFHGITAYSGAYNMAGTPLSAGGYTTFGLDYRGHGLSDGNRGDSPNKERWIADLVESVRYIKKLGYPKVVILGHSMGVASAILAADAIPNEISGLVLLSGAYEGKKGVSAQPALFEKAKILASSIFRPSYPAVEYYRKGMIVSKDSLFNYRYTLRFVSMLNVKELRLPKTLTIPVLVGVGDQDELFSIDKVKEFYNLVPGNKKEFLVMKNTTHAKIPVESWNQVVAWLDETFQ, encoded by the coding sequence ATGAAGAAAGTCTTACGCATTATTGGGGTCTTACTCGTACTTGTTGTTGTTATTGGATTGATTCTGGCGTATTGGCCAACTGAGTCAAAGACGAATCATGCTGGTATTACGCCTGAAGAAGCAGTTAGTTTGAGACAACGTTTTACGGGGCCCCACGAGCAGTTTACGACATCAGATGGCGTAACACTTTTTCTGCGCCGATGGAATCCTGACACGATTGAACCCGCCAAGAAAGACATTGCCGTTTTACTTTTTCATGGCATAACGGCATATAGTGGGGCCTATAATATGGCCGGGACCCCACTATCGGCGGGTGGTTATACGACCTTCGGGTTGGATTATAGAGGCCACGGTTTATCGGATGGTAATCGGGGAGATAGTCCGAATAAAGAACGTTGGATTGCTGATTTAGTCGAATCGGTCCGCTATATCAAAAAACTGGGTTACCCCAAAGTGGTTATCCTGGGGCATAGTATGGGCGTGGCATCTGCGATTCTGGCAGCCGATGCCATTCCCAATGAGATTTCGGGTCTGGTATTACTTTCGGGGGCTTATGAAGGTAAAAAAGGAGTCTCAGCACAACCTGCACTTTTCGAAAAAGCAAAAATTCTCGCCAGCTCTATTTTTCGCCCATCGTATCCGGCCGTTGAGTACTACAGAAAGGGGATGATTGTCTCGAAAGATTCTTTGTTCAATTATAGATACACCCTTCGATTTGTATCCATGCTGAATGTCAAAGAACTCCGGCTGCCGAAAACGTTGACTATCCCAGTACTGGTCGGTGTTGGCGATCAGGACGAATTATTTTCTATCGATAAAGTGAAAGAGTTCTACAACCTTGTTCCCGGCAACAAAAAGGAATTTTTGGTCATGAAAAACACGACACACGCGAAAATCCCCGTAGAGAGCTGGAATCAGGTAGTGGCCTGGTTAGATGAAACCTTTCAGTGA
- a CDS encoding acyl-[acyl-carrier-protein] thioesterase, translating into MAFIQTDTFTVRGYECDAFGRMSIPALMNLMQESANRNAIDYGIGISDLAERGFGWMLMRFRLRMHEYPRYGQTIRVMTYPTEVEKYFIYRDFQVLAEDGTLLADAASTWLVFSMEKRSMVSLPDFIRRLSPPTDLPKTTVAPIGKLSSRPIFQSADFNPTHTKDIEVGWLSIDQNQHVNNVAYVEWLLEAMRTETLKTRKLAEIDLVYRTESHWQDQLQIQSVIESPQAFLHRILHPESGKDVLLARSLWC; encoded by the coding sequence ATGGCCTTTATCCAAACAGACACCTTTACAGTACGCGGTTACGAATGCGACGCGTTCGGCCGAATGAGTATTCCGGCCCTCATGAACCTGATGCAGGAATCCGCGAATCGGAACGCGATCGACTACGGCATCGGCATTTCCGATTTGGCCGAACGCGGTTTCGGCTGGATGCTCATGCGCTTTCGACTACGGATGCACGAGTACCCACGTTATGGCCAGACAATTCGGGTAATGACCTATCCTACTGAGGTCGAGAAATATTTTATTTATCGTGATTTCCAGGTATTGGCCGAAGATGGAACGCTGCTCGCCGATGCCGCCAGCACGTGGCTCGTGTTTAGTATGGAAAAACGATCGATGGTATCGCTCCCCGATTTTATCCGTAGGTTAAGTCCGCCGACAGATCTTCCTAAAACGACTGTTGCTCCAATAGGGAAACTATCCTCCAGACCCATTTTCCAATCGGCAGATTTTAACCCGACTCATACCAAAGACATAGAAGTGGGCTGGCTAAGCATCGACCAGAATCAACATGTCAATAATGTGGCTTACGTTGAATGGCTACTTGAAGCAATGCGTACAGAAACGTTAAAAACGCGGAAATTAGCCGAAATTGATTTAGTTTACCGAACCGAAAGTCACTGGCAGGATCAATTGCAGATTCAATCAGTTATTGAAAGCCCACAGGCATTTCTGCATCGGATTTTACACCCCGAATCGGGGAAAGATGTGTTACTGGCCAGAAGCCTTTGGTGTTAG
- a CDS encoding response regulator transcription factor, with protein sequence MPVSIAIVDDHRLVAEGLSNLIQKFDEYSVLLVAENGRDLLDQLSRNAQVPDIALLDLSMPIMDGFETALQLRQLYPTVRVLALSMTDREDHIVRMVRNGARGYLLKDCRPSEFRQALNDVMTKGYYYTDFLTTKLIHNLNTPNGQSAVASFNLNDREYEFLKIACSELTYAEIADQMCVATRTVDGYREVVFQKMNVKTRVGMVIEAVRHGLVTF encoded by the coding sequence ATGCCTGTATCCATTGCCATTGTCGACGATCATCGTCTGGTAGCCGAAGGGCTATCCAACCTGATCCAAAAATTTGACGAATATAGTGTTCTATTGGTCGCCGAAAATGGCCGCGACCTGCTCGATCAATTAAGCCGAAATGCTCAAGTTCCTGATATTGCCCTGCTCGACCTAAGTATGCCCATAATGGATGGTTTCGAGACGGCGTTGCAGCTTCGACAACTTTACCCAACTGTACGCGTACTGGCTTTGTCAATGACCGACCGCGAAGATCATATTGTTCGGATGGTGCGTAATGGTGCCCGAGGTTATTTACTGAAAGATTGTCGCCCGTCCGAATTCCGTCAGGCGTTGAATGATGTTATGACCAAAGGCTACTATTATACCGATTTTCTGACAACCAAACTGATTCATAACCTTAATACCCCCAACGGGCAGAGTGCGGTTGCCAGTTTCAATCTGAATGATCGTGAATACGAGTTTTTGAAAATAGCCTGTAGTGAACTAACCTACGCCGAGATCGCTGATCAAATGTGCGTGGCTACCCGAACTGTAGATGGGTATCGGGAAGTGGTTTTTCAGAAAATGAACGTGAAAACACGCGTCGGAATGGTCATTGAGGCTGTGCGTCATGGATTGGTCACTTTTTGA
- a CDS encoding sugar phosphate isomerase/epimerase family protein, which translates to MKAPSTLLLAGLLLWGMAAQAQKPAPVGLQLYSFRTQFAKDVPSTMAKVKEMGFREAEIAGTYGLSLPDFRQLLDQNGIKAISTGASFEDLDSNVPKIIAEAKALGVKYIVCTWIPHAGDKFTVQDADRAIDVFNTAGKLLADNDLTFCYHNHGYEFQTYKDGTFFDYLAENLDPKAVHFEMDVFWVKSPGYDPVALLQKYPKRFLLMHLKDRKPGTPDSQTGHSDVESNVVLGQGDVGIAAIMKQAKKSGVKHFFIEDESSRSMEQMPESLKFLEGLK; encoded by the coding sequence ATGAAAGCTCCTTCTACCCTTCTATTGGCTGGCCTGCTTTTGTGGGGCATGGCTGCTCAGGCTCAGAAACCGGCTCCAGTCGGCCTGCAATTGTACAGTTTTCGTACTCAGTTTGCGAAAGATGTTCCGAGTACGATGGCCAAAGTGAAAGAAATGGGCTTTCGGGAAGCCGAGATTGCAGGCACTTACGGGCTTAGCTTACCCGATTTCCGTCAATTATTGGATCAGAATGGTATAAAGGCGATTAGCACGGGAGCGAGTTTCGAGGATCTGGATTCGAACGTCCCGAAGATTATTGCCGAAGCGAAGGCACTGGGAGTAAAATACATTGTCTGTACCTGGATTCCTCACGCTGGCGATAAATTTACGGTACAGGATGCCGACCGTGCAATTGATGTATTCAACACCGCCGGAAAGCTATTGGCCGATAACGACTTAACCTTCTGCTACCACAATCACGGCTACGAATTTCAGACCTACAAGGACGGTACTTTTTTCGATTATCTGGCCGAAAATCTCGATCCAAAAGCTGTCCATTTTGAAATGGATGTGTTCTGGGTGAAATCGCCAGGCTATGACCCAGTCGCGCTATTGCAGAAGTATCCCAAACGCTTCCTGCTCATGCATCTCAAAGATCGAAAACCTGGCACTCCCGATAGTCAGACAGGTCATTCGGATGTAGAATCGAATGTTGTGCTTGGCCAGGGCGATGTGGGCATTGCAGCGATTATGAAACAAGCCAAAAAATCGGGAGTCAAACACTTTTTCATCGAAGACGAATCCTCCCGTTCGATGGAGCAGATGCCCGAAAGTCTGAAATTTTTGGAGGGATTGAAGTAA
- a CDS encoding DUF1338 domain-containing protein has translation MTTSSKKTLDGVLGGLMHRYSERVPDVQNVINAMLDAGIIQSPNEIENDHIAFRTMGVPNLGIASFEKIFLHYGYEKRDEFNFTGKKLTAYWYSPPEPHYPRIFASELRVHELSDEAQQIIHRYTDTVTSDPVDSLDLDDANAVDQFLHQPLWETPTLADYQTLLAESEYAAWVIYNRYYLNHFTISVHNLKQGYNTIGEYVAFLESRGFRLNSAGGTIKISPDGDLRQASTVAQLIDAEFAGGDVFRIAGSYVEFAERRVLPQFRDLPADQITRQHRREGFETGNADKIFESTFTTQTGR, from the coding sequence ATGACCACTTCATCCAAAAAAACGCTTGACGGTGTGCTCGGCGGACTGATGCATCGATACAGCGAGCGCGTTCCCGATGTGCAGAACGTTATTAACGCCATGCTCGACGCGGGCATTATTCAATCGCCGAACGAGATCGAGAATGACCACATCGCCTTCCGAACGATGGGCGTCCCCAACCTCGGCATTGCCTCGTTCGAGAAGATTTTCCTTCATTATGGTTATGAGAAACGCGACGAGTTCAACTTCACGGGTAAGAAATTAACGGCCTACTGGTACAGTCCGCCCGAACCCCATTATCCGCGCATTTTTGCGAGTGAACTCCGCGTTCATGAGCTATCCGACGAAGCCCAACAGATCATTCACCGCTATACCGACACGGTCACGAGTGACCCCGTTGATTCGCTGGATCTAGACGATGCCAATGCTGTTGATCAGTTTCTGCACCAGCCGCTTTGGGAAACGCCAACCCTGGCTGATTATCAAACCCTGTTGGCCGAAAGCGAGTATGCGGCCTGGGTGATTTACAATCGCTATTACCTGAACCATTTCACTATCAGCGTTCATAATCTGAAACAGGGTTATAACACCATCGGCGAGTATGTTGCCTTTCTGGAAAGCCGGGGTTTCCGACTCAATTCAGCTGGGGGCACCATCAAAATTAGTCCGGACGGCGATTTGCGACAGGCCTCGACGGTAGCGCAACTAATCGACGCTGAATTTGCCGGGGGCGATGTATTCCGCATTGCAGGTTCTTACGTAGAGTTTGCCGAACGGCGTGTGCTCCCTCAGTTTCGCGACTTACCCGCCGATCAGATCACTCGGCAGCACCGACGCGAAGGCTTCGAAACAGGCAATGCCGACAAGATTTTCGAAAGTACGTTCACAACCCAAACGGGTAGATAG
- a CDS encoding TolC family protein gives MRLLLILLVCSLSFLYTKPLRAQDSLFITLRQADSLFLKNNLLLLAERFRIDASQAQVLQASLYDNPNVSLEVSSFNNETRRVLDVGKQGEKIVSVQQLLYTAGKRNKRIALASEAARLTELELRDLLRGLRFDLRSRFYSVYFQQLTLNRFNQQITMLETIVSAYETQYQRNNISLRELLRLKALLFQLNNDRTEIIFQLADDQRALRTLLSVDQPIRPRVRDATIPRYHLPTQSDDTLQQMALRSRPDLKGSESLIRQAELNYNLQKALAVPDLRVGGTYDQAGSYIQNYVGLSVSADIPVFNRNQGAIRAARSQINYQSQLQHQKVVQVRNEVATSLEKVREVERRVQSVERSFTDQFDELNRGVITSFQKGNLTLLEFVDLIESYNDSVRQLNRLKADRISAYEELNYLVGDDLFRYN, from the coding sequence ATGCGGCTACTGCTGATTCTGTTAGTTTGTTCTCTGTCTTTTCTGTATACCAAGCCTCTTCGGGCGCAGGACTCCCTCTTCATCACGCTTCGACAGGCCGACAGCCTGTTTCTCAAAAACAATTTATTGCTACTGGCCGAGCGGTTTCGGATCGATGCCAGTCAGGCGCAGGTGTTGCAGGCCAGCTTATACGACAACCCAAACGTCTCGCTGGAGGTCAGCTCCTTCAACAACGAGACTCGGCGAGTGCTGGATGTAGGCAAGCAAGGGGAGAAAATCGTCTCGGTGCAGCAGCTACTTTATACGGCAGGTAAACGCAATAAACGGATCGCGCTGGCATCTGAAGCGGCTCGCCTGACTGAATTGGAATTACGGGATCTACTACGTGGTCTGCGTTTTGACCTACGGTCTCGGTTTTACTCCGTTTATTTTCAGCAACTGACGTTGAATCGGTTCAATCAGCAGATTACAATGCTTGAAACGATTGTATCCGCCTATGAAACTCAGTACCAACGGAACAACATTTCGCTTCGGGAGTTGCTTCGGCTTAAGGCGTTGCTCTTTCAACTTAACAACGACCGAACAGAAATTATCTTCCAACTAGCCGACGATCAGCGGGCATTACGCACGCTCCTATCGGTCGACCAACCCATTCGGCCACGGGTTCGGGATGCAACGATACCACGCTATCATTTGCCAACCCAATCCGATGACACGCTCCAGCAAATGGCTCTCCGAAGTCGCCCCGATCTGAAAGGGTCGGAATCACTTATTCGGCAGGCCGAGTTAAATTATAATCTGCAGAAAGCACTAGCTGTGCCCGACTTGCGCGTAGGCGGTACCTATGATCAGGCAGGCAGTTATATTCAAAACTATGTTGGTCTTTCGGTTTCGGCCGATATCCCCGTTTTTAACCGAAACCAGGGGGCCATCCGGGCGGCTCGTAGCCAGATTAATTACCAGAGCCAGTTACAACACCAGAAAGTTGTTCAGGTCAGGAATGAAGTAGCTACCTCCCTGGAAAAAGTCCGGGAAGTTGAACGGCGGGTACAATCTGTCGAGCGTTCATTTACCGATCAATTCGACGAACTGAACCGGGGCGTTATTACCAGCTTCCAAAAAGGGAACCTGACCCTTCTCGAATTCGTCGACCTGATTGAATCCTACAATGATAGCGTTCGCCAGCTCAACCGTCTGAAAGCCGACCGAATCAGCGCTTATGAAGAGCTAAATTACCTGGTCGGCGATGATCTATTTCGCTATAATTAA